The Candidatus Hydrogenedentota bacterium genome contains a region encoding:
- the tnpA gene encoding IS200/IS605 family transposase — protein sequence MSQSYCNLLFHMVFSTKHREPLITEEIRDRIYSYLGGAIKGEKGIPILINGMEDHVHILAALHQDSSVSAVLRNIKANSSKWLHRDLKGHENFWWQAGYGAFTVSASQKDILYNYIANQAEHHKKMTFKEEFVALLEKHGIPYDERYIWD from the coding sequence ATGTCGCAATCGTACTGTAATCTTCTTTTCCACATGGTCTTTTCGACGAAACACCGGGAGCCGCTGATTACGGAAGAAATACGAGACAGGATCTATTCCTACCTCGGCGGAGCGATCAAGGGCGAGAAGGGCATTCCGATTCTAATCAATGGCATGGAGGATCACGTCCATATTCTGGCCGCGCTGCACCAGGATTCCTCGGTGTCAGCGGTACTCCGGAATATCAAGGCCAACTCCTCAAAGTGGCTTCACCGTGATCTGAAGGGACATGAGAACTTTTGGTGGCAGGCTGGATACGGAGCCTTTACGGTGAGCGCCAGCCAGAAAGATATTCTCTACAATTACATCGCGAATCAAGCGGAACACCATAAGAAGATGACCTTCAAGGAGGAATTCGTCGCATTGCTTGAAAAGCACGGGATTCCGTACGACGAACGCTATATATGGGACTAA
- the priA gene encoding primosomal protein N': MTHPTPSLDCDVFAEVVLPLPLDRTFCYAVPIALRRRAALGMRAVVPMGNRVDTGFIVKLVGEPTVPSVKALIDLPDEVPVFSPEMLSLCRWIADYYCCSWGEALQCAVPSGLKIGTRMRYRLVPDMINAGRFTERQKQIIAALYSRDTLTEGQLAAVAGRTALSNTLAALVRRGIVLAEPVLQDAGVSIKQEHYAALHAENRLDNDALEALQRRAPKQAAVYLDLLHSGATTALGDLSAKHGAPLSTIRALEKKGLLRIEARELYRAPETGSANQAREKYPLNDEQQAAYHEIVGAVEAGTFQTFLLRGITGSGKTEVYLQAIERVLALGRDAIILVPEISLTPQTVGRFVARFEHTIAVLHSGLSLGERYDEWRRAQRGEVRIVVGARSAIFAPLPNLGIVIVDEEHDSSYKQGETPRYHARDVAIMRARNSGAVCVLGSATPSVESYYNSEIGKSKRIELSRRATVGSLPKVSIIDMRAEAKETAGKIILSRTLEDAVNAKVDAGEQVILLLNRRGFAPFVLCPQCGWVAECENCNVSLTYHSEGSRLRCHYCDATRPKPEICDKCHFNPLIYLGMGTQKVEDYLMRSFPKARVARMDADTTSGKGGHAKILGRFAKREIDVLIGTQMLAKGHDFPGVTLVGVVNADTGLTLPDFRAAEQGFQLLTQVAGRAGRGELAGEVYIQTFRPKHYAIVAAASHDYPGFFQQEIGHRESAQYPPFRRLVNFALESEDLELAERSALALNRIVRELTRDEAFRGMEVMGPAPAAVKRVNKYYRWNLGVLSRSPVKLNALTRRAREAFLEGQKGRKVLLKVDLDPYGTF, translated from the coding sequence ATGACTCATCCCACCCCATCGCTCGATTGCGACGTATTCGCCGAGGTCGTGCTGCCCCTGCCGCTCGACCGGACCTTCTGCTATGCCGTGCCCATTGCGCTGCGCCGGCGCGCGGCCCTGGGCATGCGGGCCGTGGTGCCCATGGGCAATCGCGTCGACACGGGTTTTATTGTGAAGCTGGTCGGGGAGCCGACGGTGCCTTCGGTGAAGGCGCTGATCGATCTGCCGGACGAGGTCCCGGTTTTCTCGCCGGAGATGCTCTCGCTCTGCCGCTGGATTGCGGATTACTATTGCTGCTCCTGGGGCGAGGCGCTCCAGTGCGCGGTGCCGAGCGGCCTGAAGATCGGCACCAGGATGCGGTACCGGCTCGTGCCCGATATGATCAACGCGGGCCGTTTTACCGAGCGCCAGAAACAGATTATCGCCGCGCTGTATTCGCGGGATACGCTGACCGAGGGCCAGCTCGCGGCGGTGGCGGGTCGCACGGCCCTGAGCAATACCCTGGCGGCCCTGGTGCGCCGGGGAATCGTTCTCGCGGAACCGGTCCTGCAGGACGCGGGCGTATCCATCAAGCAGGAGCATTACGCCGCATTGCACGCGGAAAACCGGCTGGACAACGATGCGCTCGAAGCGCTGCAACGTCGTGCGCCGAAGCAGGCGGCGGTTTACCTCGATCTGCTCCATTCGGGCGCGACCACGGCTCTGGGCGATTTGAGCGCCAAGCATGGCGCACCCCTTTCCACCATTCGCGCGCTGGAGAAGAAGGGGCTGCTCCGGATCGAGGCGCGGGAGCTCTATCGCGCGCCCGAGACCGGCTCCGCGAACCAGGCGCGGGAGAAATATCCGCTGAACGACGAGCAACAGGCCGCCTACCACGAGATAGTCGGCGCGGTGGAGGCGGGGACTTTTCAAACCTTCCTGCTGCGGGGCATCACCGGCTCCGGAAAGACGGAGGTTTACCTGCAGGCCATCGAGCGGGTGCTGGCGCTGGGCCGCGATGCCATCATCCTGGTGCCCGAGATCTCGCTGACGCCCCAGACCGTGGGGCGCTTTGTAGCCCGCTTTGAACACACGATCGCCGTGCTCCACAGCGGCCTGAGCCTGGGCGAGCGCTACGACGAATGGCGGCGCGCGCAACGCGGCGAGGTACGAATTGTAGTGGGCGCGCGATCGGCGATATTTGCGCCCCTGCCCAATCTGGGCATCGTGATCGTGGACGAAGAGCACGACAGCTCCTACAAGCAGGGCGAGACGCCGCGCTACCATGCCCGGGATGTGGCCATCATGCGCGCGCGCAACAGCGGCGCGGTCTGCGTGCTGGGATCGGCCACGCCCTCGGTGGAGTCCTATTACAACTCGGAGATCGGGAAATCGAAGCGGATCGAGCTCTCCAGGCGCGCCACCGTAGGCTCCCTTCCCAAAGTATCCATCATCGACATGCGCGCGGAAGCAAAAGAGACCGCGGGCAAGATCATTCTGTCGCGCACGCTCGAAGACGCGGTCAACGCGAAGGTGGACGCGGGAGAACAGGTTATCCTGCTGTTGAATCGGCGTGGTTTCGCGCCCTTCGTGCTGTGTCCCCAATGTGGCTGGGTGGCCGAGTGTGAGAACTGCAACGTGAGCCTCACCTATCACAGCGAGGGCAGCCGCCTGCGCTGTCATTATTGCGATGCGACCCGGCCCAAACCCGAGATCTGCGACAAGTGCCATTTCAATCCGCTTATCTATCTCGGCATGGGCACGCAAAAGGTGGAGGACTACCTCATGCGATCCTTTCCCAAGGCGCGGGTGGCGCGGATGGACGCGGACACCACCTCGGGCAAGGGGGGGCATGCGAAGATATTGGGCCGCTTTGCCAAACGCGAGATTGATGTGCTCATCGGCACCCAGATGCTGGCGAAGGGCCATGACTTTCCCGGGGTGACCCTGGTGGGCGTGGTGAACGCGGACACGGGCCTGACCCTCCCGGATTTCCGCGCGGCGGAGCAGGGCTTTCAATTGCTGACCCAGGTGGCGGGTCGCGCGGGCCGGGGCGAACTGGCGGGCGAAGTGTACATCCAGACCTTTCGCCCGAAGCACTATGCCATCGTGGCGGCGGCGAGCCACGACTATCCCGGCTTCTTCCAGCAGGAGATTGGTCACCGCGAGAGCGCCCAGTATCCGCCCTTTCGGCGGTTGGTGAATTTTGCCCTGGAGAGCGAGGATCTGGAGTTGGCCGAGCGGAGTGCGCTGGCCTTGAACAGAATTGTCCGGGAGCTGACGCGAGACGAGGCCTTTCGGGGAATGGAGGTGATGGGCCCCGCACCCGCCGCGGTGAAGCGTGTCAACAAATACTACCGCTGGAATCTGGGGGTGCTATCGAGAAGTCCGGTGAAACTTAACGCCCTCACGCGCCGCGCGCGCGAGGCCTTTCTGGAGGGTCAAAAAGGGCGGAAAGTGTTGTTGAAAGTAGACTTAGACCCCTATGGAACTTTTTAG
- a CDS encoding RDD family protein, translated as MNWYYARGEERMGPVDEAQIVALASTGQITAQTLVWREGMADWTPWGRLRQPDATTSQPGGEIGVPAARHFGYQPCAQCGRTFLADEMVAFEDVLVCGECKPVFFQRLREGGQDFLSLRYAGFWIRFCARLVDGVIFFLLNGIMTLLQVAVIGGFQESVTGTNSGMDIAISIIFTILYLGIDLAYATYFIGRFGATPGKMVLKLKVIRSDGSPVSYRRALGRYFATWLSQLTLMIGFIMAAFDGQKRALHDHICDTRVVQQ; from the coding sequence ATGAATTGGTATTATGCACGGGGCGAAGAACGCATGGGTCCGGTGGACGAGGCGCAGATTGTGGCGCTGGCGTCTACCGGCCAGATCACGGCGCAAACGCTGGTGTGGCGCGAGGGCATGGCCGACTGGACACCCTGGGGCCGATTGCGGCAACCGGACGCGACGACATCCCAGCCCGGCGGGGAAATCGGCGTTCCCGCGGCGAGGCACTTTGGTTATCAGCCCTGCGCCCAGTGTGGGCGCACCTTTCTGGCCGACGAGATGGTGGCCTTTGAGGACGTTCTGGTCTGTGGCGAGTGTAAGCCTGTTTTTTTTCAGCGCCTGCGCGAAGGCGGCCAAGATTTTTTATCCCTCCGCTATGCGGGGTTCTGGATACGTTTCTGCGCGCGGCTGGTGGACGGAGTCATCTTCTTCTTGCTCAACGGCATTATGACACTGCTCCAGGTGGCTGTGATAGGTGGATTTCAAGAGAGCGTCACCGGTACGAATTCGGGGATGGACATCGCCATATCCATTATTTTCACCATACTCTATCTCGGGATAGATCTGGCCTACGCCACCTATTTCATCGGCCGCTTCGGCGCCACGCCGGGCAAGATGGTATTGAAACTGAAGGTGATCCGGAGCGACGGAAGTCCGGTCAGTTACCGGCGGGCCCTGGGGCGCTACTTCGCCACCTGGTTGAGCCAGCTTACCCTGATGATAGGGTTTATCATGGCCGCCTTTGACGGCCAGAAGCGGGCCCTGCACGATCACATTTGCGACACGCGCGTTGTTCAGCAGTAG
- the carA gene encoding glutamine-hydrolyzing carbamoyl-phosphate synthase small subunit, producing the protein MKALLALEDGTVFEGRAVGAEGESTGELVFNTSMTGYQEILTDPSYAGQVVTMTYPHIGNYGVNEEDVESRKPFVSGFVMRECCFEPSNQRATQSLPDYLKANNIVAIDGVDTRKITKILRTKGALKCAISTVTMDHAALVEIARQSPDMAGSDFVKEVTVTEAYEYQGTGANEYKVVALDFGMKQNILRLLDESGCQVTVVPSTASAEDILARNPDGIFLSNGPGDPAALPYIYPTVEKLIESGKPIFGICLGHQILAHALGGSTYKLKFGHRGGNQPVQFHENGQVEITAQNHGFAVDPASLNLDEVEITHTHLNDNTCSGMAHKTKPLFSVQYHPESSPGPHDSRYLFERFTEMMKSEKARN; encoded by the coding sequence ATGAAAGCCCTGCTCGCCCTGGAAGATGGGACCGTATTCGAAGGCCGCGCCGTGGGCGCCGAAGGCGAATCCACGGGGGAACTCGTGTTTAACACCAGCATGACGGGCTATCAGGAAATCCTGACGGACCCTTCCTATGCGGGCCAGGTGGTCACCATGACCTACCCCCACATCGGCAATTATGGCGTGAACGAAGAGGACGTGGAATCCCGCAAGCCCTTCGTCAGCGGCTTTGTCATGCGGGAATGTTGCTTCGAACCGAGCAACCAGCGGGCGACCCAGAGCCTTCCGGACTACCTCAAGGCCAACAATATCGTGGCCATCGACGGCGTGGACACCCGCAAGATCACCAAGATCCTCCGGACCAAGGGCGCGCTCAAGTGCGCCATCAGCACCGTGACGATGGATCACGCCGCGCTGGTGGAAATCGCCCGCCAGTCGCCCGACATGGCCGGTTCCGACTTCGTGAAGGAAGTCACGGTCACCGAGGCCTATGAATATCAGGGCACGGGCGCGAACGAGTACAAAGTGGTGGCCCTCGATTTCGGCATGAAGCAGAACATCCTGCGCCTGCTGGACGAATCCGGCTGCCAGGTCACCGTGGTGCCTTCCACAGCCTCTGCGGAAGACATCCTCGCGCGCAATCCCGATGGCATCTTCCTGTCCAACGGCCCCGGCGATCCCGCCGCGTTGCCCTATATCTACCCCACCGTGGAAAAGCTGATCGAAAGCGGCAAGCCGATTTTCGGCATCTGCCTGGGCCACCAGATTCTGGCCCACGCCCTGGGCGGCTCGACCTACAAGCTGAAATTCGGCCATCGCGGCGGCAACCAGCCCGTCCAGTTCCACGAAAATGGTCAGGTGGAAATCACCGCCCAGAACCACGGCTTCGCCGTCGATCCCGCTTCGCTCAATCTGGATGAAGTGGAAATTACCCATACCCACCTGAACGACAATACCTGCTCCGGCATGGCCCACAAGACCAAGCCCCTGTTCAGCGTGCAATACCACCCCGAATCCTCCCCCGGACCCCACGACAGCCGCTATCTCTTCGAGCGCTTCACGGAAATGATGAAGTCGGAAAAGGCGCGGAACTAA
- a CDS encoding hydantoinase B/oxoprolinase family protein: MTPTNHNVPGWNFWIDRGGTFTDVVARDPDGAVHVRKLLSVNPEHYGDAPLHAIRGLMGLPEGAPIPAGSVRSVKMGTTLATNALLERRGARVAFFVTKGFRDLLKIGYQDRPDLFALHIQKAETLEACTVEVEERILADGEIRTPLNWDAVRAELDLLQAEGIDSIAVLLINSYVNPIHEFRIGEMAKERGFTQISLSHEVANEIKAVGRGSTTLADAYLTPIIRDYIARAQSALGEGAPLRFMQSNGGLASAGRFSGKDAILSGPAGGVTACAAVCRQAGFPKAIGFDMGGTSTDVSRMDGSPEFVYEKQVAGVRIKAPMLWVETVAAGGGSILAFDGRRCTVGPESAGAQPGPACYGRGGPATVTDANLVLGRIQPRYFPVCFGPEADQPLDAAAAHARLSELAQAMSEATGRPHTAEAVAAGFIRIANENMVKPIKAISVARGYDVQEYALCCFGGAGAQHACAVAEALGIRNIVIHPLAGVLCAYGMGLARFSHTETRPLLAPLDENAYARMTGSFRDMESAARLALAGDGVAEDQIHFTRSVELRYAGVDAAIDVPLEEGEKLEEPFLALHQQRYGFTKPGHGIEVVNARLLAESGSGSVPRSALLCPNPESAAAAAERPDVNLLVTERLPVTFEAAAGGVTVLETPVIRRGSLLPGHCLEGPAFIVEEASTVIVDPGWSASVDEFGNLILAASESTRTGRVSTNADPVLLEVFNNLFMSIAEQMGTCLERVSHSANIKERLDFSCALFGPDGALVANAPHIPVHLGAMGESVKAVLRDRGDAMKPGDVYLTNDPFHGGSHLPDMTVITPVFSPSGERIFFVANRGHHADIGGIAPGSMPPFSTSIDEEGIRFHDFLLVSEGAFREAEVVEALSAGPWPARNLEERLSDLRAQIAANVLGVKLLEGLCAKYGTDVVQAYMHHVRQNAAETMGDCIAALPDGVHTFTERLDSGAAIQCAITIDGRRAKVDFSGTAPQLEGNLNAPSAVVLSAVLYVFRTLVGKPIPLNSGCLDPIEVIIPEGSMLAPQPPAAVVGGNVETSQRICEALYGALGVLAGSQGTMNNLTFGNSHFGYYETIGGGTGAGPGFPGASGVHSHMTNTRITDPEVLERRYPVILHAFSLRKGSGGAGQWPGGDGLVRAMEFRDAVTVSCLMERRTTAAFGAQGGEKGQPGQNWLLNDEGPIMLEGHATFDVAPGDIVIIETPGGGGFGMVNGEL; encoded by the coding sequence ATGACGCCCACGAACCACAACGTCCCCGGATGGAATTTCTGGATTGATCGCGGCGGCACCTTTACCGACGTGGTCGCCCGGGATCCGGATGGGGCAGTTCATGTGCGGAAGTTGCTGAGCGTCAACCCCGAGCACTATGGCGACGCGCCCCTTCACGCGATCCGGGGGCTGATGGGCTTGCCCGAGGGCGCGCCCATACCAGCGGGGTCGGTGCGCTCGGTTAAAATGGGCACGACCCTGGCCACGAACGCCCTGCTGGAGCGCAGGGGCGCGCGGGTGGCCTTCTTTGTGACGAAGGGCTTTCGCGATCTGCTCAAGATCGGCTATCAGGACCGGCCCGATCTTTTTGCGCTGCACATTCAGAAGGCGGAGACGTTGGAAGCCTGCACGGTGGAGGTGGAGGAGCGAATCCTGGCCGATGGCGAGATCCGGACCCCGTTGAACTGGGACGCGGTTCGCGCGGAGCTGGATCTCCTGCAAGCCGAGGGTATCGACAGCATCGCGGTGCTGCTGATCAACAGCTACGTGAACCCGATTCATGAATTTCGCATTGGCGAAATGGCGAAGGAACGGGGCTTCACCCAGATCAGCCTGAGCCATGAAGTCGCCAATGAAATCAAGGCCGTGGGGCGCGGGAGCACCACCCTGGCAGATGCCTACCTGACGCCCATCATCCGCGATTATATTGCGCGGGCACAGTCGGCCCTGGGCGAGGGCGCACCCCTGCGCTTCATGCAGTCCAATGGGGGATTGGCGAGCGCGGGGCGTTTTTCGGGGAAGGACGCGATTCTGTCCGGCCCGGCGGGCGGCGTGACGGCCTGCGCGGCGGTGTGTCGCCAGGCGGGTTTCCCGAAGGCCATCGGCTTCGACATGGGCGGCACCTCGACGGACGTGAGCCGCATGGATGGAAGCCCCGAGTTTGTTTACGAGAAACAGGTGGCGGGTGTGCGCATCAAAGCGCCCATGCTCTGGGTGGAGACGGTGGCGGCGGGCGGCGGATCAATCCTGGCCTTCGACGGGCGGCGCTGCACGGTGGGTCCGGAGAGCGCGGGTGCTCAGCCGGGTCCGGCGTGCTACGGTCGGGGTGGTCCGGCCACGGTGACCGATGCGAATCTGGTGCTGGGCCGCATTCAGCCACGCTATTTTCCTGTCTGTTTTGGTCCGGAGGCGGATCAGCCCCTGGACGCGGCGGCGGCCCACGCGCGACTGTCGGAACTGGCGCAGGCCATGAGCGAGGCCACCGGCCGTCCCCACACGGCGGAAGCGGTCGCGGCGGGCTTCATCCGCATCGCGAACGAGAACATGGTGAAGCCCATCAAGGCCATCAGCGTGGCCCGTGGCTACGATGTGCAGGAATACGCCCTGTGCTGCTTTGGCGGTGCGGGCGCGCAGCATGCCTGCGCCGTGGCGGAAGCCCTGGGGATTCGCAACATCGTGATTCATCCCCTCGCGGGGGTGCTCTGTGCCTACGGCATGGGTCTGGCCCGTTTCAGCCACACCGAAACGCGCCCACTCTTGGCGCCCCTGGATGAAAACGCGTACGCGCGCATGACGGGGAGCTTTCGCGACATGGAGTCGGCCGCGCGGTTGGCCCTTGCGGGCGATGGCGTGGCGGAGGATCAGATTCACTTCACACGCAGCGTGGAGCTGCGTTATGCGGGTGTGGACGCGGCCATCGACGTGCCACTGGAGGAAGGGGAGAAACTGGAAGAGCCGTTTCTGGCACTGCACCAGCAGCGCTACGGCTTCACCAAGCCGGGCCACGGCATCGAGGTGGTCAACGCGCGCCTGCTGGCGGAAAGCGGTTCCGGCAGCGTGCCCCGATCCGCACTGCTCTGCCCGAACCCCGAATCGGCCGCCGCCGCTGCGGAGCGACCCGATGTGAACCTGTTGGTGACGGAGCGTCTGCCTGTGACCTTTGAGGCGGCTGCGGGCGGCGTGACGGTGTTGGAGACTCCCGTGATTCGACGGGGTAGCCTCTTGCCCGGCCACTGCCTGGAAGGGCCGGCCTTTATCGTGGAGGAGGCCTCCACCGTGATCGTGGATCCAGGCTGGTCGGCCTCGGTGGACGAGTTTGGGAACTTGATTCTCGCCGCTTCCGAATCGACACGGACCGGGCGTGTCTCCACCAATGCCGATCCCGTGCTGCTCGAAGTCTTCAACAATCTCTTCATGTCCATCGCCGAGCAAATGGGCACCTGCCTGGAGCGGGTGAGCCATTCGGCAAACATCAAAGAGCGGCTGGACTTTTCCTGTGCGCTCTTCGGGCCCGACGGCGCGCTGGTGGCCAATGCGCCCCATATTCCCGTGCATCTGGGCGCCATGGGCGAGAGCGTGAAGGCGGTGCTGCGCGATCGCGGCGATGCGATGAAGCCGGGCGACGTGTATCTCACCAACGATCCCTTCCACGGCGGCTCCCACCTGCCCGACATGACGGTGATCACGCCGGTGTTTTCCCCATCGGGCGAGCGGATCTTCTTCGTGGCGAATCGCGGCCATCATGCGGACATCGGCGGGATCGCGCCGGGATCCATGCCGCCCTTCTCGACGAGTATCGATGAAGAAGGCATTCGTTTTCATGACTTCCTGCTCGTGTCCGAAGGCGCCTTTCGCGAGGCGGAGGTGGTGGAGGCGCTATCGGCCGGTCCCTGGCCCGCGCGCAATCTGGAGGAACGCCTGAGCGATCTCCGCGCGCAGATCGCGGCCAACGTTCTCGGTGTAAAGCTTCTCGAGGGGCTCTGCGCGAAGTACGGCACGGACGTGGTCCAGGCCTATATGCACCACGTGCGTCAGAATGCCGCGGAGACCATGGGCGACTGCATCGCGGCCCTGCCCGATGGCGTGCACACCTTCACCGAGCGTCTCGACAGCGGCGCCGCAATCCAGTGCGCGATCACCATCGATGGCCGCCGTGCGAAGGTGGACTTCTCGGGGACCGCCCCCCAACTCGAGGGCAATCTGAATGCGCCGAGCGCCGTGGTACTTTCCGCGGTGCTCTACGTTTTCCGCACGCTGGTGGGCAAGCCCATTCCCTTGAACAGCGGCTGTCTCGATCCCATCGAAGTAATCATTCCCGAAGGATCCATGCTCGCACCCCAACCGCCCGCCGCAGTCGTGGGTGGCAACGTGGAAACCTCGCAGCGGATCTGCGAGGCGCTCTATGGCGCGCTGGGCGTGCTCGCGGGAAGCCAGGGCACCATGAACAACCTGACCTTTGGCAATTCCCACTTCGGCTACTACGAAACCATTGGCGGCGGCACAGGGGCGGGGCCGGGATTTCCCGGCGCATCGGGCGTGCACAGCCACATGACGAACACGCGCATCACCGACCCCGAAGTGCTGGAGCGCCGCTATCCTGTGATTTTGCACGCGTTCTCATTGCGCAAAGGCTCGGGCGGCGCGGGACAATGGCCGGGTGGCGACGGGCTCGTCCGCGCGATGGAATTCCGCGACGCGGTAACGGTGTCGTGCCTGATGGAACGGCGAACCACGGCGGCCTTCGGCGCGCAGGGTGGCGAGAAGGGCCAGCCGGGCCAGAACTGGCTGCTGAACGACGAAGGCCCGATCATGCTGGAGGGTCACGCGACCTTCGACGTGGCGCCGGGCGACATCGTAATCATCGAGACGCCGGGCGGCGGCGGGTTTGGAATGGTAAATGGGGAATTGTGA
- the ppk2 gene encoding polyphosphate kinase 2 → MGEKDKKKKKGREKVERRAAPAEPLKEMSSKDYEKALGALQIELVKLQEWIKAEGLKVVVIFEGRDAAGKGGAIKRITECLNPRVCRVVALGTPTEREKSQWYFQRYVPHLPAAGEMVLFDRSWYNRAGVERVMGFCTDAELQEFYRSCPEFERMLVRSGIILIKYWFSVDDEIQEERFKARMKDPTKRWKLSPMDLASRMKWVEYSRAKDDMFNYTDIKQAPWYVVNADVKMRARLNCIAHLLSLVPYQDLTPEPIKLEPRVIDDSYVRPPISEQNFVPEVY, encoded by the coding sequence ATGGGTGAAAAGGACAAGAAAAAAAAGAAGGGCAGGGAAAAGGTGGAGAGGCGGGCTGCGCCCGCCGAGCCGCTGAAGGAAATGTCCAGCAAGGACTACGAGAAGGCCCTGGGCGCCCTCCAGATCGAGCTGGTCAAACTTCAAGAATGGATCAAGGCCGAAGGCCTCAAGGTGGTGGTCATCTTTGAAGGGCGCGACGCGGCGGGCAAGGGCGGCGCCATCAAGCGCATCACCGAATGCCTCAACCCCCGCGTGTGCCGTGTGGTCGCCCTGGGCACCCCCACTGAGCGCGAAAAATCCCAGTGGTACTTTCAGCGCTACGTGCCCCACCTGCCCGCCGCGGGTGAAATGGTGCTTTTCGATCGGAGCTGGTACAACCGCGCGGGCGTAGAGCGCGTCATGGGCTTCTGCACCGACGCCGAGTTGCAGGAGTTCTACCGCTCCTGTCCCGAGTTTGAGCGTATGCTTGTGCGCTCCGGGATCATCCTCATCAAATATTGGTTCTCCGTGGACGACGAAATCCAGGAAGAGCGGTTCAAGGCGCGTATGAAAGACCCCACCAAACGCTGGAAGCTCAGCCCCATGGACCTGGCGTCGCGCATGAAGTGGGTGGAGTATTCCCGGGCCAAAGACGACATGTTCAACTACACCGACATCAAGCAGGCCCCGTGGTATGTGGTCAACGCCGACGTGAAAATGCGCGCACGCTTGAACTGCATCGCCCATTTGTTAAGCCTGGTGCCCTACCAGGACCTCACCCCCGAACCCATCAAGCTGGAGCCCAGGGTTATCGACGACAGCTACGTCCGCCCGCCCATCAGCGAGCAGAATTTCGTCCCGGAGGTGTATTGA
- a CDS encoding HNH endonuclease: MLDAHVLVLNKSWIAINVASARRALALLYQGHARVVHPADYSLYEFDAWCVHSRKEYLRGTDLPMVHSPSQPVLLPEVILLDAFNGFIRHEIRFSRTNIFTRDKHQCQYCGARPEKSELTLDHVLPRSRGGTDSWENLVLACSRCNVKKSNRTPEEANMRLLSKPSAPRWLPRFGVSVRKQEKNSWHRFVDTSCWVTDVAK; this comes from the coding sequence ATGTTGGATGCACATGTACTTGTACTGAACAAGTCGTGGATTGCCATCAATGTGGCAAGCGCGCGCCGTGCCCTGGCGCTGTTGTACCAGGGCCACGCCCGTGTTGTGCATCCCGCCGATTATTCCCTCTACGAATTTGACGCGTGGTGTGTCCATTCCCGCAAGGAATACCTGCGCGGCACCGACCTTCCCATGGTCCATTCGCCGTCTCAGCCGGTGCTCCTTCCCGAGGTGATCCTGCTGGACGCCTTCAACGGCTTCATCCGCCACGAGATCCGCTTTTCCCGCACCAATATCTTCACCCGCGACAAGCACCAGTGCCAGTATTGCGGGGCGCGGCCGGAAAAAAGCGAGTTGACGCTGGACCATGTGCTGCCGCGTTCGCGGGGGGGGACGGACTCCTGGGAGAATCTCGTGCTGGCTTGCTCGCGCTGCAATGTGAAGAAAAGCAACCGGACACCGGAAGAGGCGAACATGCGCCTGTTGAGCAAGCCCTCCGCACCGCGCTGGCTGCCGCGATTCGGTGTGTCCGTACGGAAGCAGGAGAAGAACAGTTGGCACCGCTTCGTGGACACGTCCTGCTGGGTGACGGACGTGGCGAAGTAA
- a CDS encoding B-box zinc finger protein, translated as MRNTIVRCGQCNGVLGAPATTGSGSLPCPTCRTESRAWLFPALYRSRDGQQAQALQEEGHSSCMNHPQKRAVAVCDGCGKFLCALCDVDWNGEHLCPACIGHRKTADPEGTLRTEYMHYDLIALTLVLVSIPMWVFGIVLAPMAVFIGIRYWNTPLRPVPYRRWPLVLVVLLGAVVFVGLVSAFTAAIFFSQPAGDF; from the coding sequence ATGCGCAACACCATAGTACGCTGCGGACAGTGCAATGGAGTTCTGGGGGCCCCCGCCACGACGGGTTCGGGCTCCCTGCCGTGCCCGACGTGCCGCACGGAATCCCGCGCCTGGCTTTTCCCCGCGCTTTACCGCTCGCGGGACGGGCAACAGGCCCAGGCGCTTCAAGAAGAAGGCCACAGCAGTTGCATGAACCACCCGCAGAAGCGCGCGGTTGCCGTGTGCGACGGTTGCGGGAAGTTTCTGTGCGCGTTGTGCGACGTGGACTGGAACGGGGAACACCTGTGTCCCGCGTGCATCGGCCACCGCAAGACGGCGGACCCGGAGGGCACCCTGCGCACGGAATACATGCACTACGATCTGATCGCGCTGACGCTGGTGCTTGTTTCCATACCCATGTGGGTGTTTGGGATTGTCCTCGCCCCCATGGCCGTGTTCATCGGCATCCGCTATTGGAACACACCGCTGCGCCCCGTGCCCTATCGCCGATGGCCTCTTGTATTGGTTGTGCTGCTGGGCGCCGTGGTCTTCGTGGGACTGGTTTCGGCATTTACCGCGGCGATTTTCTTTTCCCAACCCGCGGGAGATTTCTGA